In a single window of the Scyliorhinus canicula chromosome 1, sScyCan1.1, whole genome shotgun sequence genome:
- the LOC119975641 gene encoding transmembrane protein 179-like, with protein sequence MGLGNRLLFCQCTAYLLAFVLSLFAAVPLGEDQHQLRGRCLLYGAGRWQPANGSGCVQAHCFRLLRWGPPAACRYSLLVGIFSCAYSALQGFRSTYLLCKSFQESLFSEFVSMLLSCTIALLMLVASATVSDGLNIWCNSVTNKGNMTISCRDAQEEPLNLNEVPTLFYDHFGTAQFGLWCAWIVWIVLAILAFLKISHSRCKDDFSVQYKETLLSQQPHGYFRRQVGSVFI encoded by the exons ATGGGGCTTGGCAACCGGCTCCTGTTCTGCCAGTGCACCGCCTACCTGCTGGCCTTCGTGCTGTCGCTGTTCGCCGCTGTGCCGCTGGGCGAGGACCAGCACCAGCTGCGGGGCCGCTGCCTGCTGTACGGCGCGGGGCGCTGGCAGCCGGCGAACGGCAGCGGCTGTGTCCAGGCGCACTGCTTCCGCCTGCTGCGCTGGGGCCCGCCGGCCGCCTGCCGCTACAGCCTCTTGGTGGGCATCTTCAGCTGCGCCTACTCGGCGCTGCAGGGCTTCAGGAGCACCTACCTCCTCTGCAAGAGCTTCCAGGA ATCACTCTTTTCAGAATTTGTAAGCATGCTTCTTAGCTGCACCATTGCTTTGCTGATGCTGGTTGCCAGTGCCACAGTGAGTGATGGCCTTAATATATGGTGCAACTCTGTCACAAACAAGGGTAACATGACAATCAG CTGCAGAGATGCCCAGGAAGAGCCTCTTAATCTGAATGAGGTTCCTACTTTGTTCTATGATCACTTTGGTACTGCACAG TTTGGCCTCTGGTGCGCTTGGATCGTGTGGATTGTATTGGCAATACTTGCTTTCTTGAAAATTTCTCACAGTCGCTGCAAAGATGACTTTTCTGTACAGTACAAAGAGACACTTCTAAGCCAGCAACCCCATGGATATTTTCGGAGACAAGTGGGCAGTGTGTTCATCTAA